Proteins from a genomic interval of Crassostrea angulata isolate pt1a10 chromosome 7, ASM2561291v2, whole genome shotgun sequence:
- the LOC128156444 gene encoding glycine receptor subunit alpha-4-like isoform X2, which translates to MQHNLLDSSVDRKQQGIVPLILEWWIEAGSELLLWLMPVVLSTPENVHPGHDQCLYYPNMSDRCTRGLLRNGERPVVRNLNYIYIARDPDSSVQRKLTGPLGRVPTLTVILPNSLRDVLQTLLNNNSYDNRIAPNYEEDRATNVTINLSIISIDSINEISMDFSLNLFLYQQWVDPRLNYTKYSDFPNLELDQKMIENVWVPDTYFPNEKQATFHTVTVNNKLLHIYQNGTVFYSIRLSMTLTCTMKLHNFPLDDQECTIFLESYAYSIENVVFHWHKRDPVILMNADKNDEQETPQFYFYKQIHTGSCEKTTSFGPNNEFACLQAKLFFRRNLGYYLAQIFVPSILIVILSWISFWIHVDAVPARISLGVLCVLTMTTQSSGIRNSLPRVSYIKAIDVWMSMGLVFVFAALLEYAYINVQTRRHVKYTSMKNQPSMREKGPMLPSNGVPDRREIDFLQRARQVDKVARVGFPVSFLLFNVVFWTYYLVQRYVVGKD; encoded by the exons ATGCAACACAATCTACTTGACAGTTCGGTCGATCGGAAACAACAGGGCATCGTTCCATTAATACTCGAGTGGTGGATTGAAGCAGGCAGCGAGCTACTGCTGTGGCTGATGCCAGTAGTACTCAGTACCCCAGAAAATGTACACCCAGGGCACGACCAGTGTCTGTACTATCCTAATATGTCTGACCGCTGTACCAGAGGTTTATTGCGAAATGGCGAG AGACCTGTTGTACGTAATCTTAATTATATCTACATCGCTCGCGACCCAGACAGCTCCGTACAGCGTAAACTCACGGGACCTTTGGGGCGAGTTCCTACTTTAACTGTGATACTCCCTAATTCTTT AAGAGATGTCTTGCAGACTCTTCTAAACAACAACTCCTACGACAACCGAATAGCTCCTAATTATGAAGAAG ACAGAGCCACCAACGTAACCATTAACTTATCAATTATAAGTATCGACTCCATCAATGAAATCTCAATG GACTTTTCCCTGAATCTTTTTCTTTACCAACAATGGGTGGATCCGCGTCTGAATTACACGAAATACAGCGACTTTCCAAACTTGGAGCTGGACCAGAAGATGATAGAGAACGTCTGGGTCCCAGACACTTACTTCCCCAACGAGAAGCAGGCGACCTTCCACACAGTCACTGTAAACAACAAACTGCTCCACATTTACCAGAACGGGACCGTCTTTTACAGTATAAG GCTGTCGATGACTCTGACATGTACGATGAAACTTCACAACTTTCCGCTGGATGACCAGGAGTGCACCATTTTCTTGGAGAGCT ATGCGTACAGCATAGAGAATGTGGTCTTTCATTGGCACAAGAGAGATCCGGTGATTTTGATGAACGCTGACAAAAACGACGAACAGGAGACCCCTCAGTTCTACTTCTATAAACAAATACATACGGGTTCCTGTGAAAAGACCACCTCGTTTGGACCAA ACAACGAATTTGCATGTCTTCAAGCCAAACTCTTCTTCCGACGAAATTTAGGGTACTATTTGGCCCAGATTTTTGTACCAAGCATACTCATAGTCATACTCTCTTGGATATCCTTTTGGATTCATGTGGATGCAGTTCCCGCGAGAATCTCGTTAGGAGTTTTGTGTGTACTCACCATGACAACACAGAGTTCCGGTATTAGAAATTCCCTACCACGTGTTTCATACATCAAAGCTATAGATGTGTGGATGTCAATGGGATTAGTGTTTGTGTTTGCTGCCTTACTAGAATATGCTTACATCAACGTGCAGACACGAAGACACGTCAAATATACCTCTATGAAG AATCAACCATCAATGCGAGAAAAGGGTCCTATGTTACCCTCTAATGGGGTACCTGACAGGAGAGAAATCGACTTCCTACAGAGAGCTCGGCAGGTGGACAAGGTGGCTCGTGTCGGGTTCCCGGTCAGTTTTCTGTTATTCAACGTTGTTTTCTGGACATATTACTTGGTACAGCGATATGTAGTAGGCAaggattaa
- the LOC128156444 gene encoding glycine receptor subunit alpha-2-like isoform X1, whose amino-acid sequence MYTQGTTSVCTILICLTAVPEVYCEMARRDVLQTLLNNNSYDNRIAPNYEEDRATNVTINLSIISIDSINEISMDFSLNLFLYQQWVDPRLNYTKYSDFPNLELDQKMIENVWVPDTYFPNEKQATFHTVTVNNKLLHIYQNGTVFYSIRLSMTLTCTMKLHNFPLDDQECTIFLESYAYSIENVVFHWHKRDPVILMNADKNDEQETPQFYFYKQIHTGSCEKTTSFGPNNEFACLQAKLFFRRNLGYYLAQIFVPSILIVILSWISFWIHVDAVPARISLGVLCVLTMTTQSSGIRNSLPRVSYIKAIDVWMSMGLVFVFAALLEYAYINVQTRRHVKYTSMKNQPSMREKGPMLPSNGVPDRREIDFLQRARQVDKVARVGFPVSFLLFNVVFWTYYLVQRYVVGKD is encoded by the exons ATGTACACCCAGGGCACGACCAGTGTCTGTACTATCCTAATATGTCTGACCGCTGTACCAGAGGTTTATTGCGAAATGGCGAG AAGAGATGTCTTGCAGACTCTTCTAAACAACAACTCCTACGACAACCGAATAGCTCCTAATTATGAAGAAG ACAGAGCCACCAACGTAACCATTAACTTATCAATTATAAGTATCGACTCCATCAATGAAATCTCAATG GACTTTTCCCTGAATCTTTTTCTTTACCAACAATGGGTGGATCCGCGTCTGAATTACACGAAATACAGCGACTTTCCAAACTTGGAGCTGGACCAGAAGATGATAGAGAACGTCTGGGTCCCAGACACTTACTTCCCCAACGAGAAGCAGGCGACCTTCCACACAGTCACTGTAAACAACAAACTGCTCCACATTTACCAGAACGGGACCGTCTTTTACAGTATAAG GCTGTCGATGACTCTGACATGTACGATGAAACTTCACAACTTTCCGCTGGATGACCAGGAGTGCACCATTTTCTTGGAGAGCT ATGCGTACAGCATAGAGAATGTGGTCTTTCATTGGCACAAGAGAGATCCGGTGATTTTGATGAACGCTGACAAAAACGACGAACAGGAGACCCCTCAGTTCTACTTCTATAAACAAATACATACGGGTTCCTGTGAAAAGACCACCTCGTTTGGACCAA ACAACGAATTTGCATGTCTTCAAGCCAAACTCTTCTTCCGACGAAATTTAGGGTACTATTTGGCCCAGATTTTTGTACCAAGCATACTCATAGTCATACTCTCTTGGATATCCTTTTGGATTCATGTGGATGCAGTTCCCGCGAGAATCTCGTTAGGAGTTTTGTGTGTACTCACCATGACAACACAGAGTTCCGGTATTAGAAATTCCCTACCACGTGTTTCATACATCAAAGCTATAGATGTGTGGATGTCAATGGGATTAGTGTTTGTGTTTGCTGCCTTACTAGAATATGCTTACATCAACGTGCAGACACGAAGACACGTCAAATATACCTCTATGAAG AATCAACCATCAATGCGAGAAAAGGGTCCTATGTTACCCTCTAATGGGGTACCTGACAGGAGAGAAATCGACTTCCTACAGAGAGCTCGGCAGGTGGACAAGGTGGCTCGTGTCGGGTTCCCGGTCAGTTTTCTGTTATTCAACGTTGTTTTCTGGACATATTACTTGGTACAGCGATATGTAGTAGGCAaggattaa
- the LOC128191439 gene encoding uncharacterized protein LOC128191439 codes for MLQVLEKLGLQHAYEHFEKEKITPDIVCKLSVQEFEAVGISNRAEMMKIRIECVKFGRFPPNRIQGNVGPPMFDIPKSTIENLLENNFEISDIATLLLVSERTIYRRMALFGLSKSDFSEINENDLDEQVGKILNKFPLCGENMLRQMLLSKNIRIQRWRLRDCIHRIDKEGVQSRKIGRLHRRIYNVQGPNHLWHIDSNHKLVRWRFVVIGGIDGFSRLVTYLKCVDNNTSRTVLDCFLLGVDTYGLPMRVRSDKGLENVSVADYMLLERGDGSMITGKSTHNQRIERLWRDVFEGVLCFFYNLFYFMEDQGILDALNVKNLAALHYIYMDEINRRLQFWARAWSRHRIRTVKASPIQLWMSGQIQNPVGIPLDRNDLQDYGVEGYVDHTDVEYGDRPVFEPVSQMLTEDCRVALNVDLRRNNRNFGIDDYLKCLEIINRF; via the coding sequence ATGTTGCAAGTATTGGAAAAACTTGGATTGCAACATGCttatgaacattttgaaaaagaaaaaataacgcCGGATATTGTTTGTAAGCTGTCTGTCCAAGAATTCGAAGCCGTTGGCATTTCAAATAGAGCGGAGATGATGAAAATCAGAATTGAGTGTGTAAAGTTTGGACGATTTCCACCGAATAGGATTCAGGGTAATGTAGGACCACCTATGTTTGACATTCCAAAATCAACAATAGAGAATTTGCTTGAaaataactttgaaatttctgatATTGCAACACTGTTATTGGTATCCGAGAGGACTATTTATCGCAGAATGGCGCTCTTTGGATTGAGTAAAAGcgatttttcagaaattaatgaaaacgaCCTCGATGAACAAGTtggtaaaatattaaacaaatttcCTCTTTGTGGTGAAAATATGCTGAGACAAATGTtgctttcaaaaaatattcgaATTCAGAGATGGAGACTCAGAGACTGTATTCATCGAATTGATAAAGAAGGAGTTCAATCAAGAAAAATAGGCCGACTTCATAGGCGCATTTATAATGTTCAAGGTCCAAACCACCTATGGCACATAGATTCAAACCATAAACTGGTACGTTGGAGGTTTGTTGTAATCGGTGGTATTGACGGTTTCAGTAGACTGGTTACGTATTTGAAGTGTGTTGACAACAACACATCTAGAACGGTATTAGATTGTTTTTTGCTCGGTGTGGACACTTATGGACTCCCTATGAGGGTCCGGTCAGACAAAGGACTGGAAAATGTATCAGTCGCAGACTACATGCTATTAGAACGGGGTGACGGAAGCATGATAACTGGAAAAAGTACGCATAATCAAAGAATAGAGAGACTTTGGAGGGACGTTTTCGAAGGCGTGTTATgtttcttttataatttattctattttatGGAAGACCAAGGAATTCTAGATGCCttgaatgtaaaaaatttagCTGCACTGCACTACATTTACATGGATGAAATAAACAGAAGACTTCAATTTTGGGCTCGGGCGTGGTCACGTCATAGAATCCGCACAGTGAAAGCTTCCCCAATTCAATTATGGATGAGTGGACAAATTCAAAATCCTGTTGGCATTCCCCTCGACAGGAATGATTTACAAGATTATGGTGTTGAAGGTTACGTTGATCACACTGATGTTGAATACGGTGACAGACCAGTATTTGAACCAGTTTCACAAATGCTTACTGAAGACTGTAGAGTTGCCTTAAATGTAGACTTAAGAAGAAATAACAGAAATTTCGGAATTGACGACTATTtaaagtgtttagaaattataAATAGATTCTAG
- the LOC128191437 gene encoding uncharacterized protein LOC128191437, which translates to MLFGNKKSKRRHSFPVNHDPEKLDIPKRRKVTRTWTMTVVCLADKESSRVPSSAEKEILFKAGLGTRKIQFLTSDTEADVLKTITSDRSTENGQTIGFPQLNNCGGFELLKCTQNSRELSLIDCEWSVSQLKTYLGSQTKIYIRPVQTSLSTTPIDNNFQIKTEEICKFCNKGFSIRNLRQHVKTCKDKPKTIEVCESDSDDLPDPALNDHDGLWSFLSDANIEFLPAAVDAVDPLGDAVPINASTSVTDVIDEVSQTEGNSNYNEHASSSSSNVYVHTGEEINSSSDSTTSSTQNATVSPTMYQKAETVCLIDSVISSAIDHCLTENITDPVEILRHMQKVIVTGRSLELDDLLNCDSGDTSFIMVDRGNILETAFDEIKSITDKDLRKTLEVNFYNECASDQGGPRKEFFRLVLSAVKEKYFDKGLREHLAKDYVTVGKIMALSILQNGPMPSFLNEDIRNDLFSGKDSSSLCIKNLRTGLDVLGVVKVEEEEMFHFSTYSSLLQEHLKSPSLDFATLPP; encoded by the exons ATATCCCAAAACGCCGTAAAGTGACAAGAACTTGGACAATGACTGTTGTTTGTTTGGCAGATAAAGAGTCTTCAAGGGTGCCATCATCTGCAGAGAAAGAAATTCTGTTTAAAGCAGGCCTAGGTACCCGCAAAATACAGTTTTTAACATCTGACACCGAGGCTGATGTTTTAAAGACTATAACTTCAGACAGATCAACAGAAAATGGTCAGACTATTGGATTTCCTCAGCTTAATAACTGTGGTGGGTTTGAACTGCTCAAATGCACCCAAAACAGCAGAGAACTCTCTCTAATTGATTGTGAGTGGTCGGTTTCTCAACTTAAAACATATTTAGGGAGTCAAACCAAGATTTATATACGACCAGTCCAAACAAGTCTCAGTACAACACCAATtgataataattttcaaatcaagACAGAAGAAATTTGCAAGTTTTGCAACAAGGGCTTTTCTATTAGAAATCTGAGACAGCATGTTAAAACCTGCAAGGACAAGCCAAAAACAATAGAGGTATGTGAGAGTGATAGTGATGATCTACCAGATCCTGCTTTAAATGATCATGATGGCCTTTGGAGTTTTTTAAGTGATGCAAATATAGAGTTTTTGCCTGCAGCAGTGGATGCAGTAGATCCACTTGGTGATGCAGTACCAATAAATGCTTCAACTTCAGTTACAGATGTGATTGATGAAGTATCCCAAACTGAAGGGAATAGCAATTATAATGAACATGCATCTAGTTCTTCTAGTAATGTTTATGTCCATACTGGGGAAGAAATAAATTCCAGCTCTGACAGCACTACAAGTTCCACACAGAATGCTACAGTCTCTCCTACTATGTATCAAAAGGCAGAAACTGTATGTTTGATAGACAGTGTCATATCTAGTGCAATTGATCACTGCCTTACTGAGAACATTACTGATCCAGTGGAAATCCTAAGACATATGCAAAAAGTTATAGTGACTGGAAGAAGTTTGGAACTCGACGATTTATTAAATTGTGATTCAGGAGACACCTCTTTCATCATGGTGGATCGAGGAAATATTTTGGAGACAGcatttgatgaaattaaaaGCATAACAGACAAAGATCTTAGAAAAACATTGGAAGTTAACTTCTACAATGAG tgtGCTTCAGATCAAGGGGGGCCACGTAAAGAATTTTTTCGTCTAGTGCTCAGTGCTGTCAAGGAAAAGTATTTTGACAAAGGTTTGCGAGAACACCTGGCAAAAGATTATGTGACGGTTGGAAAAATTATGG CTTTAAGTATCCTGCAAAATGGACCAATGCCAAGCTTTTTAAATGAGGATATTCGAAATGACCTGTTTTCTGGGAAAGATTCAAGTTCATTGTGCATAAAAAATCTAAGGACTGGATTGGATGTTTTGGGAGTAGTCAAG GTGGAAGAAGAGGAGATGTTTCACTTCAGCACATACTCCAGTTTGTTACAGGAGCATCTGAAGAGCCCATCCTTGGATTTTGCCACCCTCCCTCCATAG